In one Gracilinanus agilis isolate LMUSP501 chromosome 6, AgileGrace, whole genome shotgun sequence genomic region, the following are encoded:
- the LOC123252024 gene encoding olfactory receptor 1052-like has translation MAVWNHTGFVKEFLLVGLTDIPELQIPLFLLFFVIYMVTLVGNWGMIIIIWMNIQLHTPMYFFLSNLSLCDICYSTVFAPKMLVNFLVENKASSFASCVLQSFFFAVYVTTEGILLSMMAYDRYVAIANPLLYTVVMTQRVCILMVLGSYLGGLINSLTHTIGLLRLNFCGPNVVNHYFCDIPPLLKLSCSDAHTNEMLLLIFSGVIAMFTFIIIMVSYIHIIIAILRIKSAEGRRKAFSTCASHLTAVTLFYGSVTFSYIQPSSQYSMEQEKVSAVFYTLIIPMLNPLIYSLRNKEVKDAAKRSIIWKHSHN, from the coding sequence AGAATTCCTTCTTGTAGGACTGACTGATATCCCAGAATTGCAGATCCctctttttttgctcttctttgtcatTTATATGGTTACTCTTGTAGGGAATTGGGGTATGATCATAATTATCTGGATGAATATTCAACTTCATACCCCTATGTACTTCTTCCTCAGCAACCTCTCCTTATGTGACATTTGTTACTCTACTGTCTTTGCTCCCAAGATGTTAGTCAATTTTTTAGTAGAGAACAAAGCAAGTTCATTTGCTAGTTGTGTTTTACAAAGTTTCTTTTTTGCCGTGTATGTTACCACTGAGGGTATCCTGTTGTCTATGATGGCATATGATCGCTATGTGGCCATTGCCAATCCATTGCTTTATACCGTTGTTATGACTCAGAGAGTCTGCATTTTAATGGTTCTTGGCTCCTACTTAGGAGGTTTAATTAACTCATTGACCCACACAATTGGTTTGCTCAGGTTGAATTTCTGTGGCCCCAATGTTGTAAATCATTACTTCTGTGACATCCCCCCACTCTTGAAGCTCTCTTGTTCTGATGCACACACCAATGAGATGTTACTTTTAATTTTCTCTGGAGTGATTGCAATGTTTACCTTCATAATCATAATGGTGTCCTACATCCATATCATCATTGCTATCCTGAGAATCAAATCAGCCGAAGGAAGACGCAAAGCATTCTCTACCTGTGCATCCCACTTGACAGCTGTGACCTTGTTCTATGGCTCTGTGACCTTCAGTTACATACAACCAAGTTCTCAGTATTCCATGGAGCAAGAGAAAGTTTCTGCTGTGTTTTATACACTCATAATCCCTATGCTAAACCCTCTAATCTATAGCCTGAGAAACAAGGAGGTGAAGGATGCAGCAAAGAGATCGATCATTTGGAAACATTCCCATAATTGA
- the LOC123252654 gene encoding olfactory receptor 1052-like: protein MAKENSTVVTEFLLLGLTDREELKLILFILFLMIYIISLMGNLGMIVLIQTTPKLHTPMYFFLTCLSFVDVCYSSVAGPKMLVNFIVDKATISFTACMLQYFLLAIFITTEGFFLAVMAYDRYVAIAKPLLYMVVMTKRVCIMLVIGSCIGGIVNSLTHTIGLVRLTFCGPNVISHFFCDLPPLLKLSCSDTSLNELLVIIYSGIISVITLLTVIISYIFIVVAILRICSVAGIRKAFSTCASHLTAVTLFYGSITFNYIQPSSQYSLEQEKVVSVFYIMVIPMLNPLIYSLRNKEVQDAVKRIIELKTSFLSK, encoded by the coding sequence ATGGCCAAGGAAAATTCTACAGTAGTCACAGAGTTCCTCCTTTTAGGACTGACAGATCGTGAAGAATTGAAATTGATTCTCTTTATACTTTTCCTAATGATCTATATCATTTCTTTGATGGGGAATCTTGGAATGATTGTATTAATTCAAACCACCCCTAAACTTCATACTCCCATGTACTTTTTCCTCACCTGTCTCTCATTTGTTGATGTTTGCTATTCTTCTGTTGCTGGACCAAAAATGCTGGTGAATTTCATTGTGGATAAGGCAACCATATCATTCACTGCTTGCATGTTGCAATATTTTTTACTTGCAATATTTATTACTACAGAGGGATTTTTCCTAGCAGTAATGGCATATGACCGGTATGTGGCAATTGCTAAGCCACTTCTTTATATGGTAGTCATGACCAAAAGAGTGTGTATCATGTTGGTCATTGGATCATGTATAGGAGGCATAGTTAATTCACTCACACACACAATTGGTTTAGTCAGATTAACATTCTGTGGGCCAAATGTCATCAGTCATTTCTTCTGTGATTTACCACCACTGCTGAAGCTCTCCTGCTCTGACACTTCCCTAAATGAATTATTGGTTATAATATACTCAGGAATAATTTCTGTGATCACTCTCTTGACTGTAATCATCTCCTATATCTTCATTGTTGTTGCCATTCTTAGAATCTGCTCAGTAGCTGGAATACGTAAAGCCTTCTCAACATGTGCTTCCCATTTGACAGCTGTGACATTATTCTATGGCTCCATAACCTTTAACTACATTCAACCAAGCTCCCAGTATTCCCTAGAACAAGAGAAAGTAGTCTCTGTATTTTATATCATGGTGATCCCAATGCTAAATCCATTGATCTATAGTCTAAGGAACAAGGAGGTCCAGGATGCTGttaaaagaataatagaattaaaaacatcttttttatCAAAATGA